One Methanolobus sp. WCC4 DNA segment encodes these proteins:
- a CDS encoding SufE family protein has product MSDAIQDEIIKEFEGLEWFDKYELLISSAREVETMAEEFRTEENTISGCQSKVWIRSYINGKRLHFEYDSDAMITKGIVALVLRVLNNRYPQDILDTDLYFIDEIGLKSNLSPARADGLMSIIRRIREIAEEGVS; this is encoded by the coding sequence ATGAGCGATGCCATTCAGGATGAGATTATAAAGGAGTTCGAAGGACTGGAGTGGTTCGACAAGTACGAACTGCTGATATCCTCGGCCAGGGAGGTCGAGACCATGGCTGAAGAGTTCAGGACAGAGGAGAATACGATAAGCGGATGCCAGTCAAAGGTCTGGATAAGGAGTTATATCAATGGTAAGAGATTGCATTTCGAGTATGACAGTGATGCCATGATAACCAAAGGTATCGTTGCCTTAGTACTCAGGGTGCTGAACAACCGTTACCCTCAGGATATCCTTGATACGGACCTGTATTTCATTGATGAGATAGGTTTGAAGTCTAATCTTTCTCCAGCGAGGGCTGATGGTCTGATGTCGATCATCAGGAGGATTCGGGAGATCGCTGAGGAAGGAGTTAGTTAG
- a CDS encoding TrkH family potassium uptake protein: MYELHTPVDIKAVSRYMGYYLIAFAFVLIVPMMAALLLSNTEAAMYYGGTAVSVFIVGSIIYRALPEYELETKEALIIVALVFPLSAFLSAIPMSLSTGMPFFDAYFESVSAVTTTGLSVAPPDAGPVFLFARSWGQWVGGIGIILVVLSVLIRPGTTAFRIYKANYGDMKIKPTVISTTRTLGKVYIIITLVSIVLLLISGMSLFDSICHAFCCVSTGGFSTQGDSIGAYQGNLIPAAISISCLLGAVSFVLYPYLLKKPEKFFVNRELRYFLGMLLLGAIIFAFTLSREEFEYNSIKDNLFQIISASTTAGYSTFDLSILSEASKAVLIFMMWIGGSMGSTAGGIKVFRVLLLFKVVHNVLLRLFLPRETITPMKIEDHVIESDEIYNLVTFMLLYTLILVISSFIFMLYGVDTSNAVFESSSALSTVGLSSGVTGASMPILLKAVLIIDMLFGRIEIIPLILLLMPGTWIKRKRNNRRMVKV; the protein is encoded by the coding sequence ATGTACGAACTGCATACCCCTGTTGACATAAAGGCGGTTTCCAGGTACATGGGATATTACCTGATAGCATTTGCGTTCGTACTTATCGTGCCGATGATGGCAGCACTTTTGCTTTCTAACACTGAGGCAGCCATGTATTACGGAGGTACTGCTGTTTCAGTTTTCATTGTTGGGTCCATTATCTACAGAGCCTTACCGGAGTACGAGCTTGAGACAAAGGAAGCACTCATTATAGTGGCACTGGTTTTCCCGCTTTCCGCTTTTCTCAGCGCTATACCCATGTCCCTGTCAACAGGTATGCCATTCTTTGATGCTTATTTTGAAAGTGTTTCTGCTGTGACCACTACCGGACTCAGCGTTGCACCTCCTGACGCAGGACCAGTTTTCCTGTTTGCCCGTTCATGGGGGCAGTGGGTGGGAGGAATTGGGATAATCCTTGTTGTGCTTTCTGTTCTGATAAGGCCGGGAACTACAGCTTTCAGGATATACAAAGCCAACTACGGCGACATGAAGATCAAACCAACTGTGATATCGACAACACGTACACTCGGCAAGGTGTACATTATCATAACTCTGGTATCTATAGTACTGTTATTAATAAGTGGGATGTCACTCTTTGATTCCATATGCCATGCATTCTGTTGTGTATCAACAGGGGGATTCTCAACACAGGGTGATAGCATAGGAGCATATCAGGGCAATCTCATACCTGCTGCTATCAGTATATCATGCCTCCTTGGTGCGGTGAGCTTTGTGCTCTATCCGTATCTTTTGAAGAAACCGGAGAAGTTCTTTGTTAACAGGGAACTGAGATATTTCCTGGGGATGCTGTTATTGGGAGCGATCATATTCGCATTCACATTATCAAGAGAGGAATTTGAATATAATAGTATCAAGGACAACCTTTTCCAGATAATATCTGCATCCACCACAGCAGGCTATTCTACATTCGACCTTTCTATCCTGTCCGAGGCTTCAAAAGCTGTCTTGATATTCATGATGTGGATAGGAGGAAGTATGGGATCCACTGCCGGTGGTATCAAAGTGTTCAGAGTTCTTTTGCTTTTTAAAGTGGTACATAACGTACTGCTGAGATTGTTCCTTCCCAGAGAAACAATAACCCCCATGAAGATAGAGGACCATGTCATAGAGAGTGATGAGATATACAATCTTGTGACATTCATGCTGCTCTATACTCTGATACTGGTCATCTCATCATTCATTTTCATGCTTTATGGGGTTGATACAAGCAATGCAGTCTTCGAATCATCGAGCGCCCTGAGCACTGTGGGACTTTCCTCGGGAGTGACCGGTGCTTCCATGCCCATTCTACTGAAAGCGGTATTGATAATAGATATGCTGTTTGGCAGAATAGAGATAATTCCATTGATACTGCTGCTTATGCCGGGAACATGGATAAAAAGAAAGAGGAACAATAGGAGGATGGTGAAAGTATGA
- a CDS encoding NAD(P)/FAD-dependent oxidoreductase, with product MDADIIVIGASPAGVMAARNASRKGCKVILLDKKEAAGVPTHPANTFFKGMFDRTGEEVDQSYVIKNLKGAYIIAPSGKNVIFEGDAYFLDRKKFDEFYIEQAKDAGVDVRFGVDVLNVLRKDSGFIVSTSKGKAKCKLVIVSDGINSKISALLGMKPIKYPQDIAWSLEAEIEAEGIGEPDLFEYYVGNHAPGWKSTYSPCGGNRATLGMYVRRHGTDVSDFFDAWLERFKSLKGLDEVKIISKSVGGDPIVAIPGDIVADGVMIVGGSAAQSGIGYGMHAGQMCGDVAADAIKKGDTSKRSLSEYRRLWNDAYRTEYYLGRFAMETMRKMTDKEIDGLMEVFEGEDLKVLSGTPFNQALQVSKMILKNNPSSILSYRAVFRSK from the coding sequence ATGGACGCAGATATCATTGTAATAGGTGCTTCACCTGCAGGGGTGATGGCAGCAAGGAACGCATCAAGAAAAGGATGCAAGGTAATACTCCTCGATAAAAAGGAAGCTGCAGGTGTGCCAACCCACCCTGCCAACACATTCTTCAAAGGTATGTTCGACCGTACAGGTGAGGAAGTGGACCAGAGCTATGTCATCAAGAATCTCAAGGGTGCCTACATCATAGCACCGTCCGGCAAGAACGTCATCTTCGAGGGAGATGCCTACTTCCTTGACCGCAAGAAGTTCGACGAGTTCTACATCGAACAGGCAAAGGATGCCGGCGTGGATGTTCGCTTTGGTGTGGATGTTCTCAATGTTCTCAGGAAGGATTCCGGATTCATAGTGAGCACTTCAAAAGGCAAGGCAAAGTGTAAACTTGTCATAGTCTCCGACGGTATCAATTCAAAGATAAGTGCACTTCTGGGCATGAAACCAATAAAGTATCCACAGGATATTGCCTGGTCACTGGAAGCTGAGATAGAAGCAGAGGGTATCGGTGAACCTGACCTGTTTGAGTACTATGTAGGTAATCATGCACCCGGCTGGAAATCCACATATTCACCATGCGGTGGTAACAGGGCAACCCTTGGTATGTATGTCCGCAGACATGGCACGGATGTGTCCGACTTCTTCGATGCATGGCTTGAGAGGTTCAAGTCATTGAAAGGACTGGATGAGGTTAAGATCATCAGCAAGTCCGTTGGTGGCGACCCTATAGTTGCCATTCCCGGTGATATCGTGGCCGATGGTGTCATGATAGTGGGAGGTTCTGCAGCACAATCCGGTATAGGCTATGGTATGCATGCAGGACAGATGTGCGGTGACGTTGCAGCCGACGCGATAAAGAAAGGCGATACATCAAAGAGGTCCCTGTCAGAGTACAGGAGACTCTGGAACGATGCCTACAGGACAGAGTACTACCTTGGAAGGTTCGCCATGGAGACCATGAGGAAGATGACCGATAAGGAGATCGACGGTCTGATGGAGGTCTTCGAGGGTGAGGACCTTAAGGTACTTAGCGGAACTCCTTTCAATCAGGCATTGCAGGTATCGAAGATGATATTGAAGAACAATCCTTCTTCTATCCTCTCATATAGAGCTGTATTCAGATCAAAGTGA
- the tgtA gene encoding tRNA guanosine(15) transglycosylase TgtA produces the protein MMSQFDIIHKDAAGRIGKLTTPHGVVETPTVMPVINPNIQTIKPSEMRDFGAEILITNSYIIYRKDELREKALKDGLHALLDFDGPLMTDSGSFQLSVYGEVEVTNEQIIDFQQKIGTDIGVPLDIPTHPDVSYEKAKEDMDITIERLKEARGLVKDGMLLAGPVQGATYKDLREECARELSDVGFDVYPFGAVVPLMESYRYADLVDVIASAKKGLDPTAPVHLFGAGHPMMFALAVALGCDLFDSAAYALYAKDRRYITSRGTYHVDQLKYLPCSCPVCMAHTAEELKKAHNCTELLARHNLYVTFEEVREVKQAIWEGNLLELVEQRCRSHPRMLEALKQMYTYSPWLEECDPSSKSTFFYCGPESAKRPEVLRFNKQLERLSIEGSVLIRAYPTKIDKEYDNVMMFKPPFGSYPQELAEVYPFNAEVVRTPDHESLETAYQNTIKLVELNPDATYTFLMNDRFEHPLVEKLAEMDNFTVVPPKND, from the coding sequence ATCATGTCACAATTCGATATAATCCATAAGGATGCAGCAGGGCGCATCGGTAAACTGACAACTCCTCACGGGGTTGTGGAAACCCCTACTGTGATGCCTGTCATCAATCCTAACATTCAGACCATAAAACCTTCAGAGATGAGGGATTTCGGTGCTGAGATACTTATCACCAATTCATATATCATCTACCGCAAGGATGAGTTAAGGGAAAAGGCACTCAAGGACGGTCTGCATGCATTGCTTGATTTTGACGGTCCTCTTATGACCGATTCTGGTTCCTTCCAGCTTTCCGTCTACGGTGAAGTAGAGGTCACAAATGAACAGATCATCGATTTCCAGCAGAAGATCGGTACGGATATCGGTGTCCCTCTTGATATCCCCACACATCCTGATGTCTCCTATGAGAAAGCGAAGGAAGATATGGATATCACTATAGAGCGTCTCAAGGAAGCAAGAGGGCTTGTGAAGGATGGTATGCTCCTTGCAGGTCCTGTACAGGGTGCCACTTACAAAGACCTCCGTGAAGAGTGTGCCCGTGAGCTTTCAGACGTTGGCTTTGATGTCTATCCTTTCGGGGCTGTTGTGCCACTCATGGAATCATACCGCTATGCGGACCTTGTGGATGTTATTGCTTCAGCTAAAAAGGGTCTTGACCCTACAGCACCTGTGCACCTGTTCGGAGCCGGTCATCCAATGATGTTCGCTCTTGCCGTTGCGCTGGGTTGCGACCTGTTTGACTCAGCAGCCTATGCACTCTATGCAAAGGACAGACGCTACATAACCTCAAGGGGTACATATCATGTGGACCAGCTCAAATACCTGCCATGTTCCTGTCCTGTATGTATGGCACATACTGCAGAGGAGTTGAAAAAGGCACACAACTGTACCGAACTTCTTGCAAGACACAACCTCTATGTCACATTTGAAGAGGTGCGTGAGGTCAAACAGGCCATATGGGAAGGCAATCTTCTGGAGCTTGTAGAACAGCGCTGCCGTTCACACCCAAGGATGCTGGAAGCATTGAAGCAGATGTACACTTATTCCCCATGGCTGGAAGAGTGCGACCCTTCATCCAAGTCCACATTCTTCTACTGCGGACCGGAATCCGCAAAGAGGCCAGAGGTCCTGCGTTTTAACAAACAACTGGAAAGGCTTAGCATCGAAGGGTCTGTGCTTATCAGGGCATATCCAACGAAAATAGACAAAGAGTATGATAATGTCATGATGTTCAAGCCCCCATTCGGTTCTTATCCACAGGAACTTGCAGAGGTCTATCCTTTCAATGCAGAGGTTGTAAGGACACCTGACCACGAGTCACTTGAAACTGCATATCAGAACACCATCAAGCTTGTGGAATTGAACCCTGATGCAACCTATACTTTCCTGATGAATGACAGGTTCGAACACCCTCTTGTGGAAAAACTTGCAGAAATGGACAACTTCACAGTCGTTCCTCCAAAGAATGACTGA
- a CDS encoding cysteine desulfurase gives MIDAAKDFPILEKEVYGRRLVYLDSAATTQKPECVIDTIAGFYRSDYSNIHRGVHYLSEVSSERYEKAREKVSEFIGAGNPAEVTFTAGTTDSINQVARSLEPSLRGNEVIVTGVEHHSNIVSWQMAGAILKAIPIDDDCNLLADSLEITDRTKLIAISHASNVLGSVNDIKDIVSIARDHDIPVLVDAAQSIQHMSLDVKDIGCDFLAFSGHKMYASTGVGVLYTSERFSDMMPARGGGGMVDKVTLEKTTYLDPPLRYEAGTPDIAGAISIGAAIDYMQKIGMDKIKEHEHEVYSYARDRLLEMDDVTVYGNTDEMCGAISFNLKGVHHYDAGLIMDKMGIAVRTGHHCAQPLMRTLGVEGTVRASFALYNTKEDVDMLVEGIEKVRMLHS, from the coding sequence ATGATAGATGCTGCAAAGGATTTCCCCATACTTGAAAAAGAGGTCTATGGCAGAAGACTTGTCTATCTCGATAGTGCAGCAACGACCCAGAAACCGGAATGTGTGATCGATACGATTGCCGGGTTCTACAGGTCGGATTACAGTAATATCCATCGTGGCGTTCACTACCTGAGCGAGGTCTCAAGTGAGAGATATGAGAAGGCAAGGGAGAAGGTCAGTGAGTTCATAGGTGCCGGAAACCCTGCTGAAGTGACGTTCACTGCCGGTACGACAGATTCCATCAACCAGGTTGCACGCTCACTGGAACCATCTTTGAGAGGAAACGAGGTCATCGTGACAGGTGTGGAACACCATTCCAATATCGTATCCTGGCAGATGGCAGGAGCTATTTTGAAGGCAATTCCGATAGATGATGATTGTAATCTGCTGGCGGATTCTCTGGAGATAACTGACAGAACGAAATTGATAGCTATCAGCCATGCTTCCAATGTCCTTGGCTCTGTCAATGATATCAAAGATATCGTCAGTATTGCAAGGGACCATGATATTCCGGTTTTAGTGGATGCTGCCCAGTCGATACAGCATATGTCTCTTGATGTGAAGGACATTGGCTGTGATTTTCTTGCATTCTCCGGTCACAAGATGTATGCATCCACCGGTGTGGGTGTTCTTTATACAAGTGAACGTTTCAGTGACATGATGCCGGCAAGGGGAGGAGGCGGTATGGTGGATAAGGTGACCCTTGAGAAAACCACCTATCTGGACCCTCCCCTGAGATATGAGGCGGGGACGCCGGATATTGCAGGAGCGATAAGCATCGGTGCAGCGATTGATTATATGCAGAAGATAGGCATGGATAAGATAAAAGAGCATGAGCATGAGGTCTATTCCTATGCAAGGGACAGGCTGCTTGAAATGGATGATGTGACAGTCTATGGTAACACTGATGAGATGTGCGGTGCCATCTCTTTCAACCTGAAAGGTGTCCATCACTATGATGCAGGTCTGATCATGGATAAGATGGGAATAGCCGTCAGGACCGGACACCACTGCGCTCAGCCATTGATGAGAACACTTGGAGTTGAAGGTACGGTAAGGGCAAGCTTTGCACTATATAATACTAAGGAAGATGTCGACATGCTGGTCGAAGGCATAGAGAAGGTAAGGATGCTGCACTCATGA
- a CDS encoding rhodanese-like domain-containing protein: MGVILTDDLLDNIDGYKLVDIRSVDAYNGWKENGEAKGGHIKGAKSLPYKWLHYIDWIEIVRNKGIVPDDSLVIYGYDQERAEEVARQFERAGYPDVAVLDSFSEWVEKDLPMEHLERYRQLVSADWLNQLISTGNAPEYDNDRFVVCHGHYRNPSDYEEGHIPGAISIDTNSLESTETWNRRSPEEIKETLENAGISSDTTVVLYGRFSFPNNDDPFPGSSAGHLGSIRAAFIMLYAGVKDVRILNGGLQSWLDSGYAITKEPVSKDRVSFGVDIPQKPEIAVDLEEAKDILASPDKNLVCVRSWREYIGEVSGYNYIEKKGRIPGAVFDDCGSDAYHMENYRNLDHTMREYHEVAESWEKIGITSDKRNAFYCGTGWRGSEAFFNAWLMGWDKAAVYDGGWFEWSNNDLPFETGVPE; this comes from the coding sequence ATGGGAGTTATTTTAACTGACGATCTATTGGACAATATAGATGGATATAAGCTGGTCGATATAAGGTCGGTTGATGCTTATAATGGCTGGAAGGAGAACGGGGAGGCAAAAGGCGGTCACATCAAAGGTGCAAAGTCTCTGCCATACAAATGGTTACATTATATAGACTGGATAGAGATCGTCAGGAACAAAGGTATAGTGCCTGATGATTCCCTGGTCATCTATGGTTATGATCAGGAAAGGGCAGAAGAGGTTGCAAGGCAGTTTGAAAGGGCCGGTTATCCAGATGTTGCCGTTCTTGACTCATTTTCCGAATGGGTTGAAAAGGACCTGCCAATGGAACATCTTGAAAGATACAGGCAGCTTGTTTCGGCAGACTGGCTTAACCAGTTGATCAGCACAGGGAATGCTCCTGAATACGACAATGACAGGTTCGTGGTGTGCCATGGTCACTACAGGAATCCTTCTGATTATGAAGAGGGACATATCCCCGGGGCGATATCAATTGATACGAATTCTCTTGAATCCACTGAGACGTGGAATCGTCGCTCGCCTGAAGAGATAAAAGAGACTCTGGAAAATGCAGGTATAAGTTCTGATACCACAGTGGTCCTTTATGGAAGATTCTCATTCCCTAACAATGATGACCCCTTCCCCGGGAGCAGCGCAGGTCATCTTGGATCTATAAGGGCTGCATTCATAATGCTCTATGCCGGGGTAAAGGATGTTCGCATACTTAACGGCGGACTTCAGTCATGGCTTGACTCCGGATATGCTATAACAAAAGAACCGGTCAGCAAGGACAGAGTATCTTTCGGAGTTGATATCCCTCAGAAACCTGAGATAGCTGTTGATCTGGAGGAGGCAAAGGATATCCTTGCATCGCCTGACAAGAACCTGGTATGTGTCAGAAGCTGGAGAGAATACATAGGGGAAGTTAGTGGTTACAACTACATTGAGAAGAAGGGTAGGATCCCTGGTGCAGTGTTCGATGATTGTGGTTCGGATGCCTACCACATGGAGAACTACAGGAACCTTGACCATACCATGCGTGAATATCACGAGGTTGCAGAAAGCTGGGAAAAGATAGGTATAACCTCTGATAAGCGCAATGCTTTCTACTGTGGGACCGGCTGGAGGGGCAGCGAGGCTTTCTTCAATGCGTGGCTCATGGGTTGGGATAAGGCAGCCGTCTATGATGGTGGATGGTTCGAATGGAGCAACAATGACCTTCCATTTGAGACCGGGGTGCCTGAGTAA
- a CDS encoding UbiA family prenyltransferase, which translates to MVSTSGSKTRNPYLEMLRPEIADMDFALPAASALLAAYLATGSFPMLIPFIIAVIGGYAAITSSYVYNDYCDVDIDEINLPNRPLVSNRLKRSQALKYALLLFIIASVAALVLNVESFVVLLIAVGTISVYSAVAKRATFLSFVPVGIAYGLVPIGIWLAFDSAGIIGYPGLFGTVPSYGDILPVPAIFLGLMMCFTDWGFTLSGVARDVEGDRARGAPTFPVTFGIPATAKFVTFMWVVGVIASIAIGLTAKIGPVYFAGALLAGGWMLTQSFDFIKNPTEGRGGRLFLQGSRYRGIMFGSLILDVILCILVPAYSGILW; encoded by the coding sequence TTGGTTTCCACTTCAGGCTCTAAAACACGAAATCCCTATCTGGAAATGTTAAGGCCGGAGATAGCGGATATGGACTTTGCCCTTCCTGCAGCGAGTGCTTTGCTGGCAGCCTATCTTGCTACAGGCTCTTTCCCTATGCTTATTCCTTTCATAATTGCAGTGATCGGCGGTTATGCGGCTATCACAAGTTCCTATGTGTATAATGACTACTGTGATGTCGATATCGATGAGATAAATCTTCCCAACCGTCCACTGGTATCAAACAGACTCAAACGTTCTCAGGCTCTAAAGTATGCTCTTCTCCTTTTCATCATCGCCAGTGTGGCGGCATTGGTCCTGAATGTCGAGTCCTTTGTGGTGCTTCTCATAGCTGTGGGAACCATAAGTGTCTACTCAGCAGTGGCTAAAAGGGCCACGTTCCTGAGCTTTGTTCCGGTAGGTATCGCTTACGGTCTTGTTCCAATAGGCATCTGGCTTGCATTCGACTCAGCCGGGATCATAGGATATCCGGGGCTTTTCGGAACTGTCCCTTCCTATGGTGACATACTTCCTGTTCCTGCGATCTTCCTTGGCCTGATGATGTGTTTCACCGACTGGGGCTTTACACTCTCAGGTGTGGCAAGGGATGTTGAAGGTGACAGGGCAAGGGGTGCACCCACATTCCCTGTGACATTCGGTATTCCCGCAACAGCAAAGTTTGTGACCTTCATGTGGGTAGTAGGTGTTATCGCCTCTATTGCCATAGGTCTGACAGCGAAGATCGGTCCTGTCTATTTTGCAGGCGCATTGCTCGCAGGTGGCTGGATGCTCACACAATCATTTGATTTCATAAAGAACCCGACAGAGGGGCGCGGTGGAAGACTGTTCCTGCAGGGCTCCAGATACAGGGGCATAATGTTCGGTTCTCTCATACTTGACGTAATACTTTGCATACTCGTACCGGCATATTCCGGTATCCTGTGGTAA
- the egtD gene encoding L-histidine N(alpha)-methyltransferase produces MIIEDFMPPTGESSVRDRLLAGLRSYPKMIPSMFFYDHRGSELFEHITGLEEYYPPKIEIPLLASTARKLRHELKDCDIVELGSGDCSKISVFLDEVPEDIRATMAYYPVDVCKEAIEKSACNLHVKYPEMEIHGITADFLEHMEKIPGDRKRFFCFFGSTIGNLSEAKAMEFMGNLGEVMNDEDRLILGMDMVKDIDVIERAYNDSQGVTAEFNKNILNVTNDNLGTNFDPDDFEHVAFFNREYSRIEMHLRAKRDMEITVPGLNEKMIIVKDEMIHTENSHKYTAKDIEKLADAAGLDVEEVFTDDRKWFSLVEMVKR; encoded by the coding sequence ATGATAATTGAGGATTTCATGCCCCCGACAGGGGAAAGTTCAGTAAGGGACAGACTCCTGGCCGGTCTGAGGTCATACCCCAAAATGATCCCATCAATGTTCTTCTATGATCACAGGGGTTCGGAACTGTTCGAGCATATCACGGGACTGGAGGAATACTATCCTCCTAAGATCGAGATACCACTTCTTGCTTCAACTGCCAGAAAGTTGAGACATGAATTAAAGGACTGCGATATTGTAGAGCTTGGAAGTGGTGACTGCTCGAAGATATCCGTTTTCCTTGATGAAGTGCCGGAAGATATCCGTGCTACCATGGCCTACTATCCGGTTGACGTCTGTAAGGAGGCAATTGAGAAATCGGCGTGTAATCTCCATGTAAAGTACCCTGAGATGGAGATACATGGCATAACTGCTGATTTCCTGGAACATATGGAGAAGATCCCGGGTGACCGAAAAAGGTTCTTCTGTTTCTTCGGGAGTACAATAGGGAATCTCAGTGAGGCAAAGGCGATGGAGTTCATGGGCAATCTGGGTGAGGTCATGAACGACGAAGACAGGCTCATACTTGGCATGGATATGGTGAAGGACATCGATGTCATCGAAAGGGCCTATAACGACAGTCAGGGTGTGACCGCTGAATTCAACAAGAACATACTGAACGTCACAAACGATAACCTTGGAACCAACTTCGACCCGGACGATTTTGAGCATGTGGCCTTTTTCAACAGGGAATATTCAAGGATCGAGATGCACCTGAGGGCAAAGAGGGATATGGAAATAACGGTTCCGGGGCTGAATGAAAAGATGATCATTGTGAAAGATGAGATGATACATACAGAGAACTCACACAAATATACTGCCAAAGATATCGAAAAACTGGCAGACGCAGCGGGACTTGATGTGGAGGAGGTCTTTACCGATGACAGGAAATGGTTCTCTCTTGTTGAGATGGTGAAAAGATGA
- a CDS encoding TrkA family potassium uptake protein produces MRVIVVGAGSLGIQLTKNMIAQGREVILIEKDEAIAKELAETLDCTVINAEGTRPDILEKADLANANAVVACTTNDQNNILIGLIARDAKVEKIVLKIDDRQFMDVANKLGFSYMINPSSISSSYISDVLRGINTIELSNLVRSNVRFMGIMATEDVINKKLSEISLPEESAFIGLYRKSEFILAEKDPKIREKDEILIVTKADFIKDVNEAMGRKIEE; encoded by the coding sequence ATGAGAGTGATAGTTGTGGGTGCAGGTTCACTGGGTATCCAGCTTACGAAGAATATGATAGCCCAGGGAAGAGAGGTCATACTGATAGAGAAGGATGAGGCAATTGCCAAAGAGCTTGCAGAGACCCTGGATTGCACCGTGATCAATGCAGAGGGTACAAGACCTGACATACTTGAGAAAGCCGATCTTGCCAATGCAAATGCTGTTGTTGCCTGCACAACCAATGATCAGAACAATATCCTGATCGGTCTGATCGCCAGGGATGCAAAGGTAGAAAAGATAGTCCTGAAGATCGATGATAGGCAGTTCATGGATGTTGCCAACAAACTTGGCTTCTCTTATATGATCAATCCCTCAAGCATATCTTCCAGTTATATATCAGATGTTCTCAGGGGAATAAATACAATTGAACTGAGTAATCTGGTGCGTTCAAATGTTCGTTTTATGGGAATTATGGCTACGGAAGATGTCATCAACAAAAAATTGTCGGAAATTTCATTACCTGAAGAAAGTGCTTTCATCGGACTTTACCGCAAGAGTGAGTTTATCCTTGCAGAGAAAGACCCAAAGATACGTGAAAAAGATGAGATCCTCATTGTTACAAAAGCAGATTTCATCAAGGATGTGAATGAAGCTATGGGACGGAAGATAGAGGAGTAG